A single genomic interval of Vibrio gallicus harbors:
- a CDS encoding amino acid ABC transporter permease, producing MKLNALVVITCCGLLTGCSNYEWGWYVLNPTTEQGQINLRFLTDGFSSTIYVSLLSMFFAMLIGFLIALPALSSNPWIRSINRIYVEIIRAIPVLVLLLWVYYGLPTLLDVSLNHFWAGVIALSIAESAFMAEVFRGGIQAINRGQHEASHALGLSYWKTMRLVIFPQALRQILPPLGNQFVYILKMSSLVSVIGLSDLTRRANELVVNEYLPLEIYTFLVLEYLILILAVSQAVRWLERRYAIPNH from the coding sequence GTTGTAATAACCTGTTGTGGCTTGCTCACAGGTTGCTCAAATTATGAATGGGGTTGGTATGTACTTAACCCAACGACAGAGCAAGGTCAGATAAACCTAAGATTTCTGACTGATGGCTTTAGTAGCACGATTTACGTGTCTTTACTTAGTATGTTTTTTGCCATGCTAATTGGTTTTCTGATTGCTCTTCCCGCACTGTCGTCCAACCCTTGGATTCGCTCCATCAACCGTATTTATGTGGAGATTATTCGGGCCATTCCCGTTCTCGTGTTATTGCTTTGGGTCTACTATGGACTTCCCACTCTACTCGATGTAAGTCTGAATCACTTTTGGGCTGGAGTTATTGCCTTATCAATAGCGGAAAGCGCCTTTATGGCAGAAGTATTCCGTGGTGGTATTCAAGCTATCAACCGTGGACAGCACGAAGCATCTCATGCTCTGGGGTTAAGCTACTGGAAGACGATGCGTTTAGTTATCTTCCCACAGGCATTGCGTCAAATTCTGCCACCACTGGGCAATCAATTTGTATATATCCTGAAGATGTCATCACTAGTAAGTGTTATTGGCTTATCTGACCTAACTCGACGCGCTAATGAGTTAGTCGTAAACGAATACCTTCCACTGGAGATATACACCTTCTTGGTACTGGAATACCTGATCCTTATCTTAGCTGTATCACAAGCGGTTCGATGGCTGGAAAGACGCTACGCTATTCCGAATCACTAA